A DNA window from Leptospira limi contains the following coding sequences:
- a CDS encoding helix-turn-helix domain-containing protein — translation MKTNRTGIWIPREIECLVDLSVSEKYLLSEIRSLTLAKGCFASNTYFAKLLGKKPDTISRMISKLRKRNYISQLSFDGRRRELSYCLGIVSEPAVETKPSAPFQKSKADSEISAVPFVHSTTKVHNISTKNPFDVWKEFLHWTNQLAPSTRIRIQSALGPESLTKQDRIFWENFTVRLRPMFGS, via the coding sequence ATGAAAACCAACCGAACAGGAATTTGGATTCCCAGGGAGATTGAATGCCTTGTGGATTTGAGTGTTTCTGAAAAGTATCTGCTTTCAGAAATTCGATCGCTAACATTGGCGAAAGGGTGTTTTGCATCGAACACTTACTTTGCAAAACTTCTTGGGAAAAAACCCGATACCATCTCTCGCATGATTTCTAAACTGCGAAAACGAAACTATATCTCACAACTTTCCTTCGATGGAAGGAGACGTGAATTGTCCTACTGCTTAGGAATTGTATCCGAACCAGCAGTGGAAACAAAACCAAGTGCCCCCTTCCAAAAATCCAAGGCAGATTCGGAAATTTCAGCAGTTCCTTTTGTACATAGTACAACAAAAGTACATAACATAAGTACAAAGAATCCTTTCGATGTTTGGAAAGAGTTTTTGCATTGGACAAACCAATTGGCACCTTCGACTCGCATTCGGATCCAGTCGGCCCTTGGACCAGAGAGTTTGACCAAACAAGATCGAATTTTTTGGGAGAACTTTACGGTGAGACTTCGGCCTATGTTTGGGAGTTAG
- a CDS encoding TRM11 family methyltransferase, protein MNKLTKERKLLKYAIKSSIKKKMFNSSFFFTYWFDVRGKSYYFLFKNNKNVTNIQFVELISLVKQFSSIKNYHLSPIFSSVEEFKETLEKLIETFFSNDFSDKKITEFVDTYLILLLNSLVISPLQGSATIHLNPFTDLNLSSVCSHSGYIHSCGNAIFIRNAEKIEYNDFLGSIRKHFTKFKRRKTLTPFIVYAHEDFSKFDREETNFLKNGLDDVKIYISKYFFKELSIDEILIKLEKNLKANCIFPSPGNYKSFTIEKKNDTNIEKNKAIWLVSDKGILDSSDKSRYFCCYEQLFINRNPFHLFDENKPGWNNHITIPHTLAGAILNISLSTLINKKKTLSICDPFAGSSTFLIEALKYKNVKLFGFDLEKIGIHMLHDNELFFNLSSIEYRLIIKRLNKIKNYYEFIGNNPKKGIKFDNLVKHVGKKEIILLNKCLDFAYDYEFNEKKIIVLNKLKKMELFSRILFYTILKVFIRHQKNLTRGSEKLNSSIVQEIQELVNPIKKLANISEKIQNSKTENQFIDSYTIGTNPFGKKIDFSTIKYITQNANKLQKNMYDLIITDPPYGFNTKEDNKIFAIFYKNIIPVLIESLAAKGVLTLCLPAKSFTGKIIPLYINPGFITNSILLYCKTKNYKVINYSESLPFPSILKFPYYWESQKAIRREVLIFQIIKSL, encoded by the coding sequence ATGAATAAACTAACAAAAGAAAGAAAACTATTAAAATATGCCATTAAGAGTAGTATAAAAAAGAAAATGTTCAACTCTTCATTTTTTTTTACTTATTGGTTCGATGTTAGAGGGAAATCTTATTATTTCTTATTTAAGAATAATAAGAATGTAACAAATATTCAATTCGTCGAATTGATTTCTTTAGTAAAACAATTTAGCTCGATAAAGAATTATCATTTATCGCCAATTTTTTCTTCCGTTGAAGAATTCAAAGAAACATTGGAAAAGTTAATCGAAACCTTTTTTTCAAATGATTTTAGTGATAAAAAAATCACGGAATTTGTAGATACATATCTAATTTTACTTTTGAATTCGCTCGTAATATCTCCCCTACAGGGTTCCGCAACAATCCACTTAAATCCTTTTACTGATTTAAATCTTAGTTCCGTTTGTTCTCATTCTGGTTATATACATTCCTGTGGCAACGCTATCTTTATAAGAAACGCGGAAAAGATAGAATACAATGATTTTTTAGGATCAATTAGAAAACATTTTACTAAATTCAAAAGGCGGAAAACGCTAACACCTTTTATTGTCTACGCGCATGAAGACTTTTCGAAATTTGATAGAGAAGAAACAAATTTCCTTAAAAATGGTCTCGATGATGTAAAAATATATATCAGCAAATACTTTTTTAAGGAACTCTCAATTGATGAAATTCTAATTAAATTAGAAAAGAATCTAAAAGCCAATTGCATATTTCCATCGCCCGGAAATTACAAATCATTCACAATAGAAAAAAAGAACGATACGAATATAGAAAAAAATAAAGCTATATGGTTGGTATCAGATAAGGGAATTCTTGATTCATCGGATAAAAGCAGATATTTTTGTTGTTATGAGCAACTATTCATAAATAGAAATCCTTTTCACTTGTTCGATGAGAACAAACCGGGCTGGAATAATCACATTACCATTCCGCACACTTTAGCTGGCGCTATTTTAAATATTTCTCTTTCTACGTTAATTAATAAGAAAAAAACCTTATCAATTTGCGATCCGTTTGCTGGTTCCAGTACATTCCTTATAGAGGCTCTAAAATATAAGAATGTAAAACTCTTCGGGTTTGATTTAGAAAAAATCGGAATCCATATGCTTCATGATAATGAATTATTCTTTAATTTGAGTAGTATTGAATATAGACTAATCATCAAGAGATTAAATAAAATAAAAAATTACTATGAATTCATAGGAAACAATCCGAAGAAAGGTATAAAATTTGATAATCTTGTAAAACATGTTGGTAAAAAAGAAATTATTTTGTTAAACAAATGCTTAGACTTCGCATATGATTATGAATTTAATGAAAAGAAAATTATCGTATTAAATAAGCTTAAAAAAATGGAACTTTTTTCCAGAATATTATTTTATACAATTTTAAAAGTATTTATACGACATCAAAAAAATTTGACTCGTGGTTCTGAAAAATTGAATTCATCAATCGTTCAAGAAATACAAGAACTAGTTAATCCAATAAAGAAGCTTGCTAATATTTCAGAAAAAATACAAAATTCAAAAACTGAAAATCAATTCATTGATTCTTATACAATAGGTACAAATCCTTTTGGCAAAAAAATAGATTTTTCGACGATTAAATATATTACACAAAATGCAAATAAGTTGCAAAAGAATATGTATGATTTGATTATCACAGACCCTCCTTACGGATTTAATACAAAAGAAGATAACAAAATATTTGCGATCTTTTATAAAAATATAATACCAGTATTAATTGAAAGTTTGGCAGCCAAAGGTGTATTAACTCTCTGTCTACCAGCCAAATCATTTACTGGGAAAATCATTCCTTTATATATAAATCCAGGATTTATAACAAATTCAATCTTGCTCTACTGCAAAACCAAGAATTATAAAGTAATAAATTATTCTGAAAGCCTGCCATTTCCTTCAATATTAAAATTTCCCTACTATTGGGAATCACAAAAGGCAATTAGACGAGAAGTTCTGATATTTCAAATAATTAAATCTTTGTGA
- a CDS encoding ArdC family protein — protein sequence MKENDAKTIIKKITNDVMAALKSGSLGKWVKPWQSFGFPTNVKTEQSYGLVNTFWLTDSLMRYGYTYPAWATEKQWNSLGYCLKAGEVAKTVVLYPCHVKFPIYSQKKQVVEGIEEEQEEAPLYYKSCLVHKAFPILNIAQINIPENEYDLFVTKTVGDGSPGIDQFVQSIEHNREEFGVDQASYVIPLDTIRMPKKEYFRSETDYWSTYLHELGHCTGASHRLRRDFSNGIGSYAFEELVAELCSAIFAGEFGFSGELQHREYIGSWLRILENNPRAIVKAGYLAMEAVEYLKKEAKRGG from the coding sequence ATGAAAGAGAACGATGCAAAAACGATCATAAAGAAGATTACAAACGATGTAATGGCGGCTTTAAAATCTGGTAGTCTTGGGAAGTGGGTCAAACCTTGGCAGAGTTTCGGATTTCCGACGAACGTGAAGACAGAACAATCATATGGACTAGTCAATACCTTTTGGTTAACAGACAGTTTGATGCGGTATGGGTATACGTATCCAGCTTGGGCCACGGAGAAACAATGGAATAGCCTTGGGTATTGTTTGAAGGCAGGCGAGGTTGCAAAGACGGTAGTTTTGTATCCTTGTCATGTAAAGTTTCCTATTTATTCCCAAAAGAAACAAGTAGTGGAGGGAATCGAAGAAGAACAAGAAGAGGCACCTCTCTATTACAAATCGTGTTTAGTTCACAAGGCGTTTCCTATTTTAAACATAGCACAAATCAATATTCCGGAAAACGAATATGATTTGTTTGTAACAAAGACTGTGGGAGATGGCTCTCCCGGAATCGATCAGTTTGTGCAATCGATCGAACACAATAGGGAAGAGTTCGGGGTGGACCAAGCATCTTACGTGATCCCTTTGGATACGATTCGTATGCCTAAAAAAGAGTATTTCCGAAGTGAAACCGACTATTGGTCTACTTACTTACATGAGTTAGGTCATTGTACGGGTGCTAGTCATCGGTTGCGAAGAGATTTTTCGAATGGCATTGGTTCTTACGCATTTGAAGAATTGGTCGCCGAACTTTGCTCAGCCATCTTTGCAGGTGAATTTGGATTTAGTGGGGAGTTGCAACATCGAGAGTATATTGGGTCTTGGTTAAGGATTTTGGAAAACAATCCACGAGCTATTGTCAAGGCGGGATATCTTGCAATGGAAGCGGTGGAGTATTTGAAGAAGGAAGCGAAGAGGGGGGGGTGA
- a CDS encoding type II toxin-antitoxin system Phd/YefM family antitoxin, giving the protein MKSFPVGELKTHFSEVLEYVKNGEKVGILFGKNKKPIAMIVPVNQKNDQKRKIGMLDGKVKIKFDHNFSITEDEFLSN; this is encoded by the coding sequence ATGAAGTCCTTTCCTGTTGGTGAATTAAAAACACATTTCTCCGAAGTCCTTGAATACGTTAAAAACGGAGAAAAAGTAGGGATTCTTTTTGGGAAAAACAAAAAGCCCATCGCTATGATTGTTCCTGTGAATCAAAAAAATGATCAAAAAAGAAAGATTGGTATGCTTGATGGGAAAGTTAAAATTAAATTCGATCATAATTTTTCTATCACTGAAGATGAATTCTTAAGCAACTAA
- a CDS encoding type II toxin-antitoxin system VapC family toxin, which yields MSFLLDTHVLLWTIGDSKQLSKKASSIIQDQNNQILVSSISLWEISLKYKLGKLKLSGFKPEDIPKFLEKLNIKVIELNQLDASSYHNLKEDFHRDPFDRMLIWQCISNKLTLISKDSEMKHYKISGLKTIWN from the coding sequence ATGTCATTTTTATTAGATACTCATGTTCTACTTTGGACCATTGGAGACTCAAAGCAATTAAGTAAAAAAGCTTCCAGTATTATTCAAGACCAAAATAATCAAATTTTAGTAAGTTCAATTTCTTTGTGGGAAATTTCTTTAAAATATAAACTTGGAAAATTAAAATTATCGGGTTTTAAACCTGAGGATATTCCGAAATTTCTTGAGAAATTAAACATCAAGGTCATTGAATTAAATCAATTGGATGCTTCCTCATATCATAATCTAAAGGAAGATTTTCATAGAGATCCTTTTGATCGAATGCTCATTTGGCAATGCATTTCTAATAAACTGACTTTGATTTCTAAAGATTCTGAAATGAAACATTACAAAATTTCTGGATTAAAAACGATTTGGAATTAA